From the Leucobacter denitrificans genome, one window contains:
- the rplT gene encoding 50S ribosomal protein L20, protein MARVKRAVNAHKKRRVILERAEGYRGQRSRLYRKAKEQVIHSLVYSYNDRRKKKGDFRRLWIQRINAGARANGLTYNRFIQGLSLAGVEVDRRILSELATNDPATFASLVETAKKALPADTSAPKAAA, encoded by the coding sequence ATGGCAAGAGTAAAAAGGGCCGTAAACGCCCACAAGAAGCGTCGCGTTATTCTTGAGCGCGCCGAGGGCTACCGCGGGCAGCGTTCACGCCTGTACCGCAAGGCAAAAGAGCAGGTCATCCACTCGCTCGTCTACTCGTACAACGACCGCCGCAAGAAGAAGGGCGACTTCCGTCGCCTGTGGATCCAGCGTATTAACGCTGGTGCACGTGCAAACGGCCTCACCTACAACCGCTTCATCCAGGGCCTGAGCCTTGCTGGTGTTGAGGTTGACCGTCGCATCCTCTCGGAGCTCGCAACGAACGATCCAGCAACGTTTGCGTCGCTCGTCGAGACCGCGAAGAAGGCTCTTCCTGCCGACACCTCGGCTCCGAAGGCTGCAGCGTAA
- a CDS encoding TrmH family RNA methyltransferase, whose amino-acid sequence MSFEILDNPKAGRVKRAAALSRKKERLESGKFLVEGPQAVRELLMHRADLIETVFATTGSESWQLEIDRLASEVEVSIERVTEDVLAAIAETVQPQGVAAVARIPETSLEHAFEGARLVAVLHEVRDPGNAGTVLRAADAAGADAVIFSGDSIDPWHPKVVRSTTGSLFHLPVVVEKSLESVLSAAREAGLETIAADVRGAELTGATDDLAGPIAWVFGNEARGLEEAHRTSIGRSLKLPIFGAAESLNLATAASVLLYETAFAQRR is encoded by the coding sequence ATGAGCTTCGAGATCCTCGACAACCCGAAAGCCGGTCGTGTAAAGCGTGCTGCAGCACTTTCGCGTAAGAAGGAGCGCCTCGAGTCTGGCAAATTTCTCGTGGAGGGGCCGCAGGCGGTTCGCGAGCTGCTGATGCATCGTGCCGACCTGATCGAGACGGTGTTCGCTACGACGGGCAGTGAATCGTGGCAGTTGGAGATCGATCGCCTCGCGTCTGAAGTTGAGGTATCGATTGAGCGGGTGACCGAGGATGTTCTCGCAGCGATTGCCGAAACCGTGCAGCCGCAGGGCGTGGCAGCGGTCGCGCGTATTCCTGAGACTTCACTCGAGCACGCGTTCGAAGGCGCAAGACTTGTAGCGGTACTCCATGAGGTTCGCGATCCAGGCAACGCCGGCACCGTTCTGCGTGCTGCTGATGCCGCGGGCGCCGACGCCGTGATCTTTTCTGGTGACTCGATCGATCCGTGGCACCCGAAGGTGGTGCGATCCACAACCGGTTCGCTCTTTCACTTGCCAGTCGTCGTCGAGAAATCGCTCGAGAGTGTGCTCTCTGCCGCGCGCGAGGCGGGGCTCGAAACGATTGCTGCGGATGTGCGCGGGGCGGAACTCACCGGCGCGACAGATGACCTGGCGGGCCCCATCGCCTGGGTGTTTGGCAATGAGGCCCGAGGTCTCGAAGAGGCACACCGCACGTCAATCGGTCGCTCGCTAAAGCTCCCAATCTTCGGAGCCGCCGAATCGCTCAACCTCGCGACAGCGGCTAGCGTGCTGCTCTACGAAACCGCGTTCGCGCAGCGTCGCTAA
- a CDS encoding Dyp-type peroxidase gives MTATAVMTATERPSTTSPQKVSRRAFVTGGAVGAGLGALVGAAAGTAGGYALAGSTWKSEPYDPETMPSLGDTGGFPGFGGEALPCHGTHQAGIVSVPAAHTRYVSYGLREDTDRAALVRLFRIITGDIEALTAGAAPLADPERELAARPARLTITVGVGQTLVDRVAPAERPEWLAPLPTFSLDQLGGGYDGGDLLFIVQADDPLPISHAARMLHRDVDRFAELAWTQQGFRQSRGTEAPGATMRNLMGQVDGTVNPAPEDHDFDALTWIDRESGPSWLRNGSAFVLRRIRMELDTWDRVDRPGREVTIGRTLSDGAPLTNPGGGEHAEVDFDAKAPNGLPVISSAAHIRRAHSTDPSERIVRRTSNYDDGHEAGLLFGCYQRDPLTQFVPIQQRLDEADLLNEWVTHTGSAVFAMLPGFQPGEILGAALFGENSDESAS, from the coding sequence ATGACAGCGACGGCGGTCATGACGGCCACTGAGCGACCTAGTACGACATCGCCGCAAAAAGTCAGCCGCCGCGCCTTCGTCACGGGAGGCGCGGTTGGCGCTGGCCTTGGTGCACTTGTCGGAGCAGCCGCCGGAACCGCGGGTGGTTACGCGCTCGCTGGGAGCACATGGAAGAGTGAGCCATACGATCCAGAAACGATGCCGTCTCTCGGCGATACGGGCGGGTTCCCAGGGTTTGGTGGTGAGGCACTCCCCTGTCATGGCACCCACCAGGCTGGCATCGTCTCTGTTCCCGCGGCACACACTCGTTACGTTTCATACGGTCTGCGAGAAGACACCGATCGGGCTGCACTGGTTCGACTCTTTCGCATCATCACAGGCGACATCGAGGCGCTGACGGCAGGAGCTGCGCCGCTCGCTGACCCCGAAAGGGAGCTCGCGGCTCGTCCCGCACGGCTCACGATCACGGTTGGTGTCGGTCAGACCCTTGTGGATCGGGTCGCCCCTGCTGAACGCCCAGAGTGGCTCGCGCCGCTCCCGACCTTTTCCCTTGATCAGCTCGGAGGCGGTTACGACGGCGGAGACCTGTTGTTCATCGTGCAAGCTGACGATCCACTGCCAATCTCGCACGCGGCACGCATGCTGCACCGCGATGTGGATCGCTTTGCCGAATTGGCGTGGACGCAGCAAGGGTTTCGGCAATCGAGGGGCACCGAGGCGCCGGGTGCCACGATGCGAAATCTCATGGGACAGGTTGATGGAACAGTAAACCCAGCACCTGAGGATCACGATTTCGACGCACTGACGTGGATCGATCGCGAGAGCGGCCCATCATGGTTGCGGAACGGCTCTGCATTTGTGCTCAGGCGAATTCGCATGGAGCTCGATACCTGGGATCGGGTCGACAGGCCCGGTCGCGAGGTGACCATTGGGCGCACTTTGTCCGATGGCGCTCCGCTCACCAATCCCGGCGGTGGAGAGCACGCCGAGGTTGACTTCGACGCGAAGGCACCAAACGGCTTGCCGGTGATTTCCTCGGCGGCACATATTCGTCGCGCGCACTCGACCGATCCGAGCGAACGGATCGTGAGACGTACCTCAAATTACGATGACGGCCATGAAGCGGGCCTGCTGTTCGGGTGCTATCAGCGAGATCCACTCACCCAGTTTGTTCCAATTCAACAGCGACTCGATGAGGCAGATCTGCTCAACGAGTGGGTCACGCACACGGGTTCCGCTGTGTTTGCAATGCTCCCCGGGTTTCAACCCGGGGAGATACTCGGGGCCGCACTATTCGGCGAGAACAGCGACGAATCTGCCAGTTAG
- a CDS encoding copper chaperone PCu(A)C yields the protein MIHTFRTQRSRRAAIASAVAAFTLTVPVALSACTTAGAAPEHTESSATSNTPANSTEHTQVHALDVWAKATAADMEPGEGMTGVFAVLENHGDADLTITSVTSNSAKHVELHEVVNGQMREIAGDVIIPAGGSLLLEPGGNHIMLMGITDPLLPGDEVSIELGFTDGSALELSALVKDTAGANESYDESHDSDGGHDGH from the coding sequence ATGATTCACACATTCCGCACTCAGCGTTCGCGCCGTGCGGCGATAGCCTCTGCCGTCGCCGCGTTCACACTCACCGTTCCGGTAGCACTCTCTGCGTGTACCACTGCAGGAGCGGCTCCCGAACATACAGAGTCCTCGGCAACGTCAAACACACCTGCCAACTCAACCGAACACACCCAAGTGCACGCGCTCGACGTCTGGGCCAAGGCGACCGCCGCCGACATGGAGCCGGGCGAGGGCATGACCGGTGTCTTCGCCGTGCTGGAGAATCATGGTGACGCCGATCTCACGATCACTTCGGTGACGAGTAATTCGGCAAAACACGTCGAACTGCATGAGGTCGTCAATGGTCAGATGCGTGAGATTGCTGGTGACGTCATCATTCCCGCAGGTGGATCACTGCTGCTCGAACCGGGCGGCAATCACATCATGCTCATGGGGATCACAGATCCGTTGCTCCCCGGCGACGAGGTGTCGATCGAACTCGGCTTCACTGATGGGTCAGCCCTCGAGTTGTCGGCACTCGTGAAGGACACCGCGGGTGCGAACGAGAGTTACGACGAGAGTCATGACAGCGACGGCGGTCATGACGGCCACTGA
- a CDS encoding copper resistance protein CopC produces MHSHTQIAPQRRLTRIKALGIAGTFALVLAALFAPASPALAHDQLVNTVVVTDESGATEAVRMTFSNNVLEMGTEVLITDAADADVTSGEPEVSGPDVTQAVTPGLPDGTYNAVWRVVSSDGHPIEGGFSFHIENGAPGEIEVLPEGDGHDHGDESGDAEADHDHGDEDHSHEGDAHGDHDAVTTGGEDSSTDWILPVGIAAAVLVIAAIVIPLLTRKRKKSAAPTDSAPSAWPSDSEG; encoded by the coding sequence ATGCATTCGCACACACAAATTGCCCCACAAAGACGGCTTACACGCATCAAAGCTCTTGGCATCGCGGGCACATTCGCACTCGTACTCGCCGCACTCTTCGCCCCCGCATCACCGGCCCTCGCTCACGACCAACTCGTCAACACAGTGGTAGTCACCGACGAGTCTGGTGCAACAGAAGCAGTGCGCATGACATTTAGTAACAATGTGCTCGAGATGGGGACTGAAGTACTCATAACCGATGCGGCAGACGCAGACGTCACCTCTGGCGAACCCGAGGTTTCAGGTCCCGATGTGACACAGGCCGTTACCCCTGGCCTTCCCGACGGCACATACAATGCCGTGTGGCGCGTGGTTTCGAGCGATGGCCACCCCATCGAGGGCGGCTTCAGCTTCCACATCGAGAACGGCGCTCCGGGCGAAATCGAAGTCCTTCCAGAGGGTGATGGGCACGACCATGGTGACGAGTCGGGCGACGCAGAGGCCGACCATGACCACGGTGACGAAGACCACTCGCACGAGGGCGATGCACACGGCGATCATGACGCGGTGACGACAGGTGGCGAAGACAGCAGTACCGACTGGATTCTGCCGGTAGGTATCGCAGCTGCGGTGTTGGTGATCGCTGCGATCGTGATCCCACTGCTCACTCGCAAGCGTAAGAAGTCTGCGGCTCCCACAGATTCTGCACCGAGCGCCTGGCCTTCAGACTCGGAAGGCTAA